The Salvelinus sp. IW2-2015 linkage group LG15, ASM291031v2, whole genome shotgun sequence genome includes a region encoding these proteins:
- the LOC111974435 gene encoding LOW QUALITY PROTEIN: zinc finger protein 821-like (The sequence of the model RefSeq protein was modified relative to this genomic sequence to represent the inferred CDS: substituted 2 bases at 2 genomic stop codons) gives MRKWAMRRKNEPVEARMHRLERERSAKKTKREHESPEERELRRLRDREAKRMQSCRRQRSNGHGGFSRDREAMRMKRATRRQIRGSRLIREREAKRLKRRLEKIDPPXEVRXSMIPAAMAALTADMSLFQFPCPMPVPSLDNSLFMKLP, from the coding sequence ATGAGGAAGTGGGCCATGCGCAGGAAGAACGAGCCGGTGGAGGCACGCATGCACCGTCTAGAGCGCGAGCGCTCCGCCAAGAAGACCAAGCGGGAGCACGAGTCGCCCGAGGAGCGGGAGCTGCGACGGCTGCGGGACCGTGAAGCCAAGCGGATGCAGAGCTGCAGGAGACAGAGGAGCAACGGACACGGAGGCTTCTCGCGCGACAGGGAGGCCATGCGGATGAAGAGGGCCACGAGACGCCAGATAAGAGGCAGCAGGCTGATCCGTGAGAGAGAGGCCAAGAGACTGAAACGGCGGCTGGAGAAGATTGACCCTCCCTGAGAGGTCAGATAGAGCATGATCCCAGCTGCTATGGCTGCCCTGACGGCAGACATGAGCCTGTTCCAGTTCCCCTGCCCCATGCCTGTCCCCTCTCTGGACAACAGCCTCTTCATGAAGCTGCCCTAG